The following are from one region of the Silene latifolia isolate original U9 population chromosome 9, ASM4854445v1, whole genome shotgun sequence genome:
- the LOC141599342 gene encoding diaminopimelate decarboxylase 1, chloroplastic-like, producing the protein MAATHLLSQPTTLNPKTHLSKTPFLPKTPFISFPNKPYNLSPNQLTLKAITSKTQTLDTQKTTTTTNPNNFNHCFTKKEDGYLYCEGIKVGDVMESVEKRPFYLYSKPQITRNVEAYKDALLGLKSPIIGYAIKANNNFKILEHLRGLGCGAVLVSGNELRLALAAGFDPTQCIFNGNGKLLDDLVLAAESGVFVNVDSEFDLDNIVSAARISGKKVNVLLRINPDVDPQVHPYVATGNKSSKFGIRNEKLQWFLDAVKAHPNELKLVGAHCHLGSTITKVDIFRDAAVLMVNYIDQIREQGFEISYLNIGGGLGIDYYHAGAVLPTPRDLIDTVRELVLSRDLNLIIEPGRSLIANTCCLVNRVTGVKTNGTKNFIVIDGSMAELIRPSLYDAYQHIELVSPVPADAEVSTFDVVGPVCESADFLGKERKLPTPPSGTGLVVHDAGAYCMSMASTYNLKMRPAEYWVKEDGSIAKIRHAETFDDHMRYFTGL; encoded by the exons ATGGCGGCTACACACCTACTCTCTCAACCAACAACCTTAAACCCTAAAACCCATCTCTCCAAAACCCCATTTCTCCCCAAAACACCCTTCATCTCCTTCCCCAATAAACCCTACAATTTATCCCCAAATCAATTAACCCTAAAAGCAATTACCTCAAAGACTCAAACTTTAGATACCcagaaaacaacaacaacaacaaaccctaataatttcaaccattgtttcacaAAAAAAGAAGATGGGTATTTGTATTGTGAAGGAATTAAGGTGGGTGATGTTATGGAAAGTGTTGAAAAAAGACCCTTTTATTTGTATAGTAAACCTCAGATTACTAGAAATGTTGAAGCTTATAAAGATGCTTTATTAGGGTTGAAATCTCCTATTATCGGATATGCTATTAAAGCTAATAATAATTTCAAGATTTTGGAGCATTTGAGGGGTTTGGGTTGTGGTGCTGTTCTTGTTAGTGGTAATGAGCTCCGTCTCGCTTTAGCTGCTGGTTTTGATCCTACTCA ATGTATCTTCAATGGAAATGGGAAGCTGTTGGATGATTTGGTTTTAGCTGCTGAAAGTGGTGTTTTTGTGAATGTTGATAGTGAGTTTGACTTGGACAACATTGTTTCGGCTGCTAGAATTTCTGGGAAGAAAGTTAATGTCTTGCTCCGTATTAACCCTGACGTTGATCCTCAG GTCCATCCTTATGTTGCCACTGGGAACAAAAGCTCGAAGTTTGGAATCAGAAATGAGAAATTACAGTGGTTTTTAGATGCTGTGAAGGCACATCCTAATGAGCTTAAGCTGGTTGGAGCACATTGCCATCTTGGGTCTACAATTACCAAG GTTGATATATTCAGGGATGCAGCTGTCCTTATGGTGAACTACATTGATCAAATACGAGAGCAAGGTTTTGAGATCAGTTACTTGAATATTGGAGGTGGTTTGGGAATAGATTACTACCATGCAGGTGCTGTTCTTCCAACCCCAAGAGATCTCATTGACACG GTTCGAGAACTGGTCCTATCACGAGATCTGAACCTCATCATTGAACCTGGAAGATCACTTATTGCAAACACTTGTTGCCTTGTCAATCGTGTCACCGGTGTCAAGACTAATGGCACCAAGAATTTTATCGTTATTGATGGGAGCATGGCAGAACTTATTCGTCCAAGTCTTTATGATGCCTATCAA CATATAGAGCTAGTATCTCCAGTTCCAGCAGATGCCGAAGTGTCCACCTTTGATGTGGTGGGCCCAGTCTGTGAATCCGCAGATTTTTTGGGAAAGGAGCGCAAGCTACCCACTCCACCTAGT GGGACGGGATTGGTAGTTCACGATGCAGGCGCCTATTGCATGAGCATGGCCTCCACGTACAATCTCAAGATGCGCCCAGCCGAATACTGG